One region of Salvelinus namaycush isolate Seneca chromosome 3, SaNama_1.0, whole genome shotgun sequence genomic DNA includes:
- the ptrh2 gene encoding peptidyl-tRNA hydrolase 2, mitochondrial isoform X1 codes for MKTYVSVLISPGAALNKLSGLTSLKMDSLYGQVAIGILGGVGCGLCLGWHFRARFSNSSKDNGAAMGNGSRGETATSVMGEGGEFKMILVVRTDLKMGKGKVAAQCSHAAVSAYKQVQRRNPELLKQWEYCGQPKVVVKAPDEDSLIELLTHAKEVGLPVSLIQDAGRTQIAPGSRTVLGVGPGAADLVDKVTGHLKLY; via the exons ATGAAGACGTATGTAAGCGTGTTGATCTCGCCCGGAGCAG CCTTAAATAAACTTTCAGGTTTGACAAGTCTCAAGATGGATTCCCTATACGGCCAGGTAGCCATTGGAATATTGGGAGGAGTGGGCTGTGGACTTTGCCTTGGCTGGCACTTCCGGGCTCGGTTCAGCAACTCTTCCAAAGACAACGGGGCGGCAATGGGGAATGGCAGCAGGGGTGAAACGGCCACCAGCGTcatgggagaaggaggggagttCAAAATGATCCTGGTGGTCCGAACCGACCTGAAGATGGGCAAGGGGAAAGTGGCCGCCCAGTGCTCACACGCCGCCGTGTCGGCCTATAAGCAGGTCCAACGCAGGAACCCTGAGCTTCTGAAGCAATGGGAGTACTGTGGCCAACCCAAGGTTGTGGTTAAAGCTCCAGATGAGGACAGTCTGATAGAACTGCTAACCCATGCCAAAGAGGTAGGGCTGCCTGTCAGTCTGATCCAAGATGCAGGGAGGACCCAGATAGCGCCAGGATCCCGTACTGTGCTGGGAgtaggccctggagcagctgatCTTGTGGACAAAGTCACTGGACACTTGAAGCTCTATTAG
- the ptrh2 gene encoding peptidyl-tRNA hydrolase 2, mitochondrial isoform X2 gives MKTYVSVLISPGAGLTSLKMDSLYGQVAIGILGGVGCGLCLGWHFRARFSNSSKDNGAAMGNGSRGETATSVMGEGGEFKMILVVRTDLKMGKGKVAAQCSHAAVSAYKQVQRRNPELLKQWEYCGQPKVVVKAPDEDSLIELLTHAKEVGLPVSLIQDAGRTQIAPGSRTVLGVGPGAADLVDKVTGHLKLY, from the exons ATGAAGACGTATGTAAGCGTGTTGATCTCGCCCGGAGCAG GTTTGACAAGTCTCAAGATGGATTCCCTATACGGCCAGGTAGCCATTGGAATATTGGGAGGAGTGGGCTGTGGACTTTGCCTTGGCTGGCACTTCCGGGCTCGGTTCAGCAACTCTTCCAAAGACAACGGGGCGGCAATGGGGAATGGCAGCAGGGGTGAAACGGCCACCAGCGTcatgggagaaggaggggagttCAAAATGATCCTGGTGGTCCGAACCGACCTGAAGATGGGCAAGGGGAAAGTGGCCGCCCAGTGCTCACACGCCGCCGTGTCGGCCTATAAGCAGGTCCAACGCAGGAACCCTGAGCTTCTGAAGCAATGGGAGTACTGTGGCCAACCCAAGGTTGTGGTTAAAGCTCCAGATGAGGACAGTCTGATAGAACTGCTAACCCATGCCAAAGAGGTAGGGCTGCCTGTCAGTCTGATCCAAGATGCAGGGAGGACCCAGATAGCGCCAGGATCCCGTACTGTGCTGGGAgtaggccctggagcagctgatCTTGTGGACAAAGTCACTGGACACTTGAAGCTCTATTAG